The genomic region AGCTATCCATCCTTCACCATACGGGTCTATATTTAGTAATTCAGGTTCTTCTAATAATCTCTCGTTTACCTCTACTATTTCTCCGGATACTGGAGCATAGTACTCACTTGTCGCTTTTACTGATTCAATAACGCCTAGTTCTTCACCTTTTCTAATGTTTCTACCTGTTTCAGGTAGTTCAATGCCAACTATATCTTTCAATTCTTTCTGCGCATAATCAGCGATGCCCATAACAACTATTCCATTTTCTATTTTAGCCCATTCGTCCGTTTCAGTATATTTTCTATCTGTCTTTACAATGTATTTCTTCCTACCTACTTCAACAATTATCTCATCAGGCATGTTTACACCCAATGAATTGTTTTAGATGATGTTATAAAAATATTAGTTAGACTTCTCCATGTAACATTATTTTTAATAGTTTGGTTTCTTCCTCGCCACTTATTTTAAACCCATAATGTATTTCTAGAAAGTTCTTTCTAAACTCTATTACCTTATTTCTTATCTCCTTAGGATCCCTCTTATCTATAACTACTAATCGCATGAACTCAGCTATAGTTTTCATATCTTCTTCCTTCATACCCCACCTAGTTACTTCTTGAACTCCTAGACGAATACCACTTGGGTTCTTAATATCTTCTGGTTTATCCCATGGTAGCATGTTCTTGTTCACAATAATATTTGCCTCCTCCAATAATTTTGCGTTCTTGGCTCCGCCACCGTGTTCTCTAACATCAATTATTACTTGGTGGCTCTCAGTATATCCCTTGTTTTCACCTATAACTTTGAAGCCGTTTTCTGCAAGAGCTTCTGCAAACGCTTTTGCATTCTTAACGATTTGTTCAGCGTATTGTCTACCGAAATACTTCATTTCTAAACCTGTTACTGCAAGTGCTGCTAATCTATGTAGATGATGATTTGAAACGAACACTGGGAATACAATTTTTGAAACTTTTTTATAGTCGTCTTTTGTAACGGTTGCTATTAGTCCTCCTTGTGGTCCAGGGAATGTTTTATGTGTCGATGAAGTCAGTATATCTGCTCCTTGTTTCAAGGGGTTCTCCCAGACTTTTCCGGTAATGAGTCCGAGAACATGTGCTACATCATACATGAGTTTTGCTCCTACACTATGTGCAGCTTCAGCTATTTCTTTGACTGGATGGGGAAATATGTATAGGCTTCCTCCAAGTATAACTATTTTTGGTTTAACTTTTTCAATCACTTTCTTAGCTCCGTCAACATCTATGTTCCACTCCTCTATATTGAATGGCATTTCTACTTGTTCTATACCGAGTCCTCCAAGTGTTCCGTATCGTGTATGGCTTACATGTGCACCTGCCTGGACAGGGACTACAACAGCTTTATCTCCATGTTCTGCAAAAGCTTTGAATACTGTTGCATTCGCTATTGTTCCACTAATAGGTCTTAGCTCAACATAGTCTGTTTCGAGTAGTTCACCAATTATTCTTTGTGCCTTAACCTCTAATTCATCAACAAATTTTAATCCTTGATAGAATCTCTTAAACGGTTTCCCCTCCGCATATCTATGCATCATATCATTGAGGTAGAGAAGCATTGCCAGAGGGCTCATAACGTTCTCGCTAGCTATGAGATTAATGCATTCTTTCTTCCTCCATATTGTATGGTTAACTGTTAATTCATATATTTCCTTGAGCTCAGGATATTTCTTAGTAATATCTATAACCATGATATGAACACCTCAATATACTATATACCGACACAGATATATAATCTAGAATCATGGGTGAAAATATTTTGATTAAAACTATTCGAATAGGTTTTATAGTGAATCCGATTGCGGGAATGGGTGGGAGAGTAGGGTTAAAGGGTACTGATGGAGAAGCATACTATGAAGCTCTGAGAAGAGGGGCTAAACCAGTATCTCCAATTAGAGCTCTCGAATTCCTTAACAGCATAAGAACGAGAAATATACAAATAATTACTGCCCCTAAAGTTATGGGGGAGGATATAGTTAGAAAATCTAGACTTAGAGATAAATTGTTCAAGATAATAAATAGCATTAACCAACCAACTACACCGGAAGATACCCGTAGAATAGCGAGGCAAATGATCGAAGATATTGATATACTAGTGTTTGTAGGTGGTGATGGAACTGCTAGAGATATTCTTGAAGCAGTTGATAAAAAAGTACCAGTGCTAGGTGTTCCGGCAGGTGTTAAAATGTATAGTGCTGTTTTCGCTACAACACCGCGGGATGCTGCAATAGTTATTGAGGATTTTGTGAAGGGGAATGTAGAGATAGTTGAGAGAGAAGTTCTCGACATAGATGAGGAGGCATTTAGAAGAGATAAACTTGTAGTTAAGCTCTATGGCTACTTATTGGTTCCCGTATCTTCGGGAAGGATTCAGTCAAGTAAGACTATTTACCAAGATTTTTCCGAGGAAGAAAATAAAATAGCTATTGCTAGATACGTAATTGAACATATGGATAAAGATACTATATATATTCTCGGTCCTGGCTCAACCGTTAAGACGATCAATAAGTTACTAGGTATCGATGGAACAATACTGGGAGTCGATGTTATATATAGAGGAAAACTGATCGCGAAAGATGTTGGAGAAAGAGAACTATTAGATATTATTAACAAATATAATAAGGCAATGATAATAGTCTCGCCTATAGGTGGTCAGGGCTTCGTGTTTGGTAGGGGAAACCAACAAATATCTCCTGAGATCATTAGGCGTGTAGGTAGAGAAAATATACTAATAGTTTCTACGTGGAGAAAAATCAATTCGGTCAAGGTATTAAGGGTAGATACAGGTGATTATGAAGTTGATGCTATGCTTAAGGGGTATTGGAAAGTTCTTGTTGATTATAATAGATTTGTTGTTAAAAAAGTAGTTTGACTATTTATTTATGAATGGAAAATCAACGATTTTACCCTCGTAAAACCTGTTTCTCATCATGATCTTAACAGGTAGATCTTCGATAGCATACCTAACATCAATATATGCTTGAGCTATTCCTCTTCTCAAAATAGGAGAGTATGTTCCACTAGTGACCCAGCCTACCACTTGATCCTCTACATAGACAGGAGTATGTTCTCGAGGAATTATCCTTGCATTCTTCTTACTCATTTTTATCCCCATTCTAATCCACCTCACTCCTTCTCTTAAGTATGCTCGTAAAGCTTCTTCTCCAACATATCCCTTCTTACTCCACGTAATAGCTCCTAGCCCGTATCTTAAACTAATTACACATGGGTACTTGGTTGGGTCCTCTCCGTATTCATGATCGCCTAGAACAAAACCCATTTCCATTCTTAAAGTATCTCTTGCAATTATGCCTGCTGGTTTAACCCCTTCTTTGACAAGAATATCTAATAGTTTAGCAATACTGCTATGTTCTCCCCAGATCTCAAATCCATCTTCTCCTGTCCAACCACTCCTACTAACGAGGAATAATTTGATATCATTGAGCTTGATATTGGTTATAAATTGCAGAGGTTTGAGATCAGCTGCTTCTTTTAATCCTATTTTTTCCATTATATTGGGTGATTTAGGTCCTTGTACAGCGATCATCGAGTACTTATGTGTTAAATCTTCTATTACTACTTTGTATTGATGACTATCTATTATGCTTTTTAGATATGACAACATTTTCTCTCTAACTAAGGCATTGGGTACTAGTAGCCACTCCTCATCACTAATCTTGTAGAGCATTTCATCATCTTTTACTCTAGCCCATTGATTAAGAGCGAGAGTCGGTCCACTCATCCATCCAGGCTTTACTTTCGAAAGATCCTTGGTATAAATATATTGTATTAGCTCGAATACATCGGGTCCTCTCAGCCTTACTCTGCCCATATGGCTTACATCAAAGACTCCAACATCGCTCCTAACGGCTAAGTGTTCTTCAATAGTGCTTGTATAACGCATTGGTACCTCCCAGTCACCGAAAAAACCTGGTTCTGCACCCAGTTTTTCCACGTGATAATTTAGAAGCGGGATCTTTGCCAATATTTTCACCCAGTCTACTTTACAAGTCAAATCTATTAATGAAGTATTTAATAAAAAGATATGACAATGCTTCGAAGGTGTTTGGAAATATGGATTCTCATCCATGGATCCCTAATAGTACTAGGGAGATCAGAGAAAAAATGCTGGAGAAAATAGGTGTTAAAAACATTGATGAGTTCTTCAATGATATACCTCGAAATATCAGGATTAGCAAGGAGGAATGGGATAATTTAGAAATTGGATTAAAGAAGCCTATCTCAGAAATTACAGCAAGGAGAATTATCGAAGAAAAACTATCTATGAATAAGGTATTTGTTCCCCTACTCTTTCTAGGAGGCGGTGCTTATCCACACTATGTGCCATCGGTGATAAAATACTTGATTTCACGAGGAGAATTCTTAACCTCTTATACACCTTATCAACCCGAGATCTCACAGGGAATTCTTCAAGCATTATTCGAATACCAGAGCTTAATGGCTGAACTATTAGATATGGATGTAGTTAATTCCTCCATGTACGATTGGGCTTCTGCACTAGCTGAAGCCTTACTTATGAGTCTTAGAGTTAAGAAAAATAAGAAAAAAATATTGCTACCATCAAACATGAACCCTATTCATAAAAGAGTTGTAAATACCTATCTCTCTCCTCATAATGTTAGAATTGAATATGTGAATTACAATCATGATACAGGACTCATAGACTTGGAAGATCTTAAAAATAAAATTGATAACGACACAGCAGCAGTATATGTTCAATCACCAAACTTCTTCGGATACATAGAGGAAAATGCAAAAGAAATAGGAGAAATAGTTCATGATATAGATTCCCTGTTTATCATGGGTATAGATCCAATATCTCTAGGGTTGATTAAACCTCCCGGCGAATTAGGCGCAGATATAGCTGTTGGTGAAGGCCAACCATTAGGTTTAGGCTTAAACTATGGAGGCCCGTATCTGGGAATATTTGCTACACGGATGGATATGAAACTTGTAAGACAAATGCCGGGAAGAATAATAGGATTAACAAGATCTGTTGATGGATCAAGAGCTTTCACGATGATATTGCAGACTCGTGAACAACATATTCGTAGAGCCAAGGCAACATCTAATATATGTACAAATGAAGCATTATCAGCTATAGCTGCAGCAATATACTTGGCATTACTAGGTAAGAGTGGAATACGTAAACTAGCCGAACTAATATATTATCGATCACATTATGCTCAGGCTAGACTTAGAGAAATAGGATTGAACACCGATATATTCAAATCCGATTTCTTCAAAGAATTCCCAATAAACTTCGACAATATAGGAGTAAAGTATAGGTATGTTCATGAAAAACTACTTGAAAACAATATTCACGGAGGACTATACATAGGTAACTGGTTCCCGGAACTCGGAGAGACAGCACTATATGCTTTCACAGAGATACATACAAAAAACGATATAGATCTCCTTGTTGAAAAACTAGCTGATATAATAAATGAGTTGAAAAGGTGAGAATAATGTTTAGACAATCTAGATGGGATGAACCCTTAATATTCGAACTTGGAAACAAGGGTAGAAAAGGCTTCATTGTTCCCGAGCCCGAGGAAGAAGTTAAGAGAAAAGTGGGCGGGATAAGAATACCAGAGAAAATTTTACGTAAGAAACCGCCTAATCTCCCCGAAGTAAGTGAAGTAGAAGTGATACGTCATTATACTAGGCTTACGGAAATGAGTTATGGAGTAGACAATGGACCAGTACCTCTCGGATCATGCACTATGAAATATAATCCCAGAATTGCTTGGGAAATAAGCAATGATTATAGGATAAATATGCTTCACCCATTACAAGATGAGAGGACAATTCAAGGACTACTCGAGATATTATATGAGCTTCAGAAATGGCTTGCAAACATTACTGGAATGGATTATTGCTCACTACACCCAGCTGCCGGGGCTCACGGAGAATTCTCTGGTATACTGATTATTAGGAAATACCATGAATTAAAGAAACAACTAGATCGAAAAAGTGAAATCATAATACCTGATTCCGCTCATGGAACAAATCCTGCGAGTGCTTCAATGGGCGGGTTCAAAGTTGTAGAGGTGCCGTCTGGAGAAGATGGTAATATAGATATGGAAGCTTTAAAGAGCGTTGTTGGTGAATCAACGGCTGGCCTAATGATTACTAATCCAAGCACTCTCGGATTATTTGAGGAAAATGTAGTTGAGATATCTAAGATTATTCATGGAGTAGATGGACTACTATACTATGATGGAGCGAATCTTAATGGAATAATGGGTTATACTAGGCCCGGTGATATGGGATTCGATATTGCACATATAAATATTCATAAAACATTTGGCGCTCCTCATGGTGGAGGAGGGCCGGGAGCGGGACCAGTATGTGTTAAGGATAAATTAATTGATGAAGAAAGAAATATTTGGCTGAGAGATCTATTGCCAGGTTATAGAGTTGTTTATGATGAAAAAACTGGATTATATAAGCTGGTTAATAATGAGAAATACAGTATTGGTTTGTTGAAGGCGTTCTTCGGTAACATAGTTCCCCTAATATGGGGATATACATATATATTAATGCTCGGCTCTAAAGGGCTAAGAACAGTTACCGAACAAGCGGTTCTAAACACCAACTACTTCATTTCACTAGTTAAGGACATAAGAGGATACGATATACCTTATGGAAAAGATAGATATCGTAAACACGAAGTCGTGTTAAGCGCTAAACCACTATATGATGATACGGGAGTTTCAGCTGAAGATGTCGCTAAAGGATTGCTTGACGCAGGATTCTATGCGCCCACAATATATTTCCCATTAATTGTTCATGAAGCATTAATGACCGAGTTTACAGAATCAGAAACCATTGAGTACATCGAGAAATATGCTGAAAGATTACAAGAAATAAGCACTATAGCATATAGTGATCCGGAAAAAGCTAAAGAGTGGCCGCTTAATACAAGTGTTAGAAGAGTAGATAATGTAAGAGCTAATCATCCCAAAACCCTTGCCCCAACATGGAGGATTTATATGGAGAAAGTTTGTAGAAAGTATAGTGAATGCTAGCATTGGTGAGAATTAGTAATGTATGATGTTGTAGTAGTAGGTGCTGGAGTAGGAGGTTATCCAGCAGCTATATATCTTGCTAGACATGGTTTGAAAGTTGCTGTGATTGAGGAACATTTACTGGGAGGCGAATGTACAAATTATGGATGTGTCCCGAGTAAAGCTCTATATAATATTGCTGAAGCATTTCGAACTATAGAGAAAGTAGGTGGAAATGCAAATATAGATTGGAATAACTTATCTAGATGGGTATCATCAGTTGTTAAGGAAACACGTAATGGAATAGAATATCTCTTAGAAAGCTACGGTGTTGATATAATAAATTCTAAGGCTGTTCTAAAAAAAGATACTGCGATCAAAATAGGTAATGATATCATTTCTCCTAAGAACATTATACTCGCTCTCGGAACAGATCCTAAACCGCTTCCAAACGTGAATTTTGACGGTAAATATTTGCTGAGTAATAGAGAGGTATTCTATATGGAAGAAAAACCCGAAAAAATATTAATTATTGGTGGCGGAGTTATCGGTGTTGAGGCCGCATACACTTTTTCACAGTTGGGTATAGATGTTACTATTGTTGAAGCAATGCCTAACATACTTCCTTTCCTCGACAAAGACATAAGTTTAACTATGAAAAGATTTCTCAGAGAGAAAAACGTTAAGATCTATGAGAATACTTTTGTCGAAAAAATAACTATTGAAAACAATAAGGTAAAAGCTAAACTATCAAACAATAACCTCATTGAAACCGACAAAATCCTAGTAGCTATTGGTAGGAAACCTAAAACTACAAATATAGGTCTAGAAACTGTACGTGTAGAAACAACTCAAAAAGGCTTTATCAAAGTTAATGAGAAGTATCAAACAACTAATCCCAGAATATATGCTGTAGGAGATGTTATTGGTGAACCATTACTGGCTCATAAAGCAATTCTAGAAAGTATTGCGGCAGCAAGAAATATTTTGGGGGAAGAATCCTTTTCTTTAAGTTACCACTTAGTACCACAGACAATTTTCAGTGGTTTAGAAATTGCTTGGATAGGATATACAGAGAGAGAACTCAGAGAAAAAGGAATAAAGTATCGTAGGATTAGGATGCCAGTATCTCATTTATCAGCGGTTAGAATAAAGGATAGCAAGTATTCTTATGTAAAGATCCTAATGGATGAAAACAATGTTCCATACGGTATATTTGTTGTTTCCCCATTAGCCTCTGAAGTAATATCATCGTTTATACCTTTCATCATGAACAAGATAAGGTTAGAGAAAGCATGGAGAATACCTTATCCACATTTGACAGTATCTGAAACTGTTAGAGAAATTAGCGAATATATTTTGGGCGAACCAATACATTTGTATCTTAAAAAATAATTTTTCACCTCAGATAAATAATTACTAAATCATCTTCGTTAAGGCTTTTATCGAATTTAAAGGATACTATTCCACTGTAATTGTTTAAGTGTATACGGTTTCTTCCGGAGTTAATACTGATTTTTTCATTATGTGTTAGCATTGGTGGTAGAGTAAACATGTATTCATTAATTGTTAATTGATTTTCTTTCTTCGTTATTATTATTAGCTCTGGATATCTATAGCCGGTTAACGGTATTCCTCCAAATACTTTATCTTTTATCATCCATCCTGGAACCACTATAGTGACTGAAGGAGGAGAATTGTTTATGATGCTTGTGTTTAGTACTGTGAATCCTCTTATACCTTGATCATATGGTGAAGCATCATATCTATATGTGTTCGCCATAGTATTATGTGCTAACAATATCTGATCTCCGATTACTTCTACACTAGTTATTCTTGCACCGAAAGCCCCAATTATTTTTACTAGGGGAGGAGCGATATATAGGAGAAGTGTTGGCGATATAATAGTATTTGTTGCTTTCTTAGCTTTTTCCTCGAACTCATTTGTAGGATTGATTACTGAGTGTACAAACATATTATATGGAACGATTACTCCGCCTCCAAATATTTTAGCGTTTGCTCTTGCGGGTCCAAGCTGTGAATATGGAATATCAAGTAATCTAACAAAGTATTTTTCGCCGAGCACTGGGTTATAGACTAATACGCCACCTTTCATAAACGCAAATACTCTACCATATAGTGAAGATACTGGGCCTACAAGAGGATAAAGAACATCTCCATCGTCAATAGTATATTTGCCCGGATCGAATTTATCAATAAGAGTTTTTCTCTCTATTAAATCAACACACTCTATGCCGTTAAAGCTTTTTGGGAAATAATGTATTGAAAAGCATGCATAATCTAAGTTTATAGCCCCCTTTAGTGCGGGTTCATCCAGAATTTTTCTTGTTTTTCCACTTGAAGGATCAAGTTCGTATACTCCTAGGTTTGTGTGGCCGTCAGCTCTTGCTAGTAATAATTTCTGCTCATAAGGATCATATATTATCTCCGATATTTCTCCAACCCATTTCTCTGGATCATGCATGCTTTCCTTCCATATAAGTGAGACTTCATTATTACTTATATCGTATTTGTGGACGTGGCTATACTTATTGCGGAAATCAATAGTGGCTCCTTTACTAGTTCGTCCTCTATAAATAGCTGGTGCATGAACCCATCCACCAAAATAGATTGAATCATCTATAGCATATACAGCATTATATGTGTCTCCGCCTGATACTGGTTTAAAACCTAGTTTTTCGAACTCATATATTTTCCTTATTCCACCACGATCTATGAAATAACCTTGGGCTTCAAAAGCTAACATATAATATAGGACTCCCTTATGATATTTCAGTCCGAATATGCCTCCACTACCCCATTCTGGACCATAATTTGGAGGGTATTCACCAAGATAATCAATAATATGAGTCAACAATGATACACCTACTCGTTTATTTTTCCACACATGTTTTATATATGGCTAGAATAATAATTTATTCCGAACAAACCAAGTATAGGTCAGGATATAATTGTTTATGAGGTGTATAATAGATGAGCAAAACCTATGCCACTCTAGGAGAATTAAAACCAGGTAATTTCATTATTATAGATGGTGAACCATGTAGAATAGTTGAAATGAGCAAAGCTAAAACAGGAAAACACGGAAGCGCTAAAGCACACGTAGTAGCGATAGGATTATTTACAGGTAACAAGAAAACCCTTGTAGCTCCTGTAGATCAGAGGGTAGAGGTTCCAGTTATTGAGAAGAGAGTTGGACAAATAATAGCTGATATGGGGGACTTATTACAAGTAATGGATATGGAAACATTTGAAACATTTGAAGTTGAAAAGCCTAGTGATGAAAAACTTCGAGAAAAACTAAAGCCTGGAGTAGAAGTAGAATACTGGGTTGTCATGGGTAAGAGAATGATTATAAGAACAAGGTAAACAATGTTTTTCCATATACAAAAAATAATTCCTTGCATTACAAGATATTTGCTGCAAGAAAAAATCGATAAAGCAGATAGTTTATCTAGGCAAATCGCTAACAAAGCCTATGATTTTATACAGAAACATGTGGGTCCAAAAGAAATTCAAGAATACATAGACAAAAATACAGGTGGTCTTGGATATAGAAATAAGCTTGTTGGAGCTGATTGGGAAAGAGTCGTCGCTCTTGGATGCTATATAGCATGGGCGGAAGCAGTTTCTAATAAGGATACTGTTTTAGAAATTGGAACAGGGCTTGGCAGAACAAATTATTGCTTACAATATAGTGGTGCTAAACAGATAATTACTATAGATATTGATCCATATATTGTAGGTATAGCCCTAAATAATAATCCATATGAAGCGTTTCAACACGCGCTAAATAATAGATCAATTACGAAAATCATTCTAGGAGATGCTAATATTTTGACAAATATATTACTTAGAATAGGATATTATTTTACCCACATCGTCCATGATGGAGGACCTAATCCCCGTAAAAATCCACGGATTTTTTCAAACAGTTTTCTTTTCAAGCTACATGTTCTCCTAAGGAAAAATGGTAGAATATCGGTGTTTGCAGGTAAGGATCCAAGAATTGTTAGTAGGATATATAAGTTCTTCAAGGATCTAGGATATGAAACATATACATTTAACCCACCCGGACTAAACATAAAAATTGTGAGAGGAATTAAAAGTTCCTAGTCAAGTTCGGGAATAAATAATGGTTTTTCTGCCAAAGTAATCATAGGTATAGATAATCCTGGTTTTGGATGTTTTGAAAATTCTATTTTCTCGTTATCACTAGTAATTATTATATAGTTTTTATCAATTACTTTTTCAGCATCTTCTTTCTCAAGGGTATAATAATAAAACATTGGTAAACCATATAGTTTATAATAGTCTCTGAACACTCCGAGAACGCCTAAGACTAATTTGTTTCTATACTTAAATTTAAGAATATACATCATAGCTTGAGGACTAGAAATAGTTGCTGCTAATCTTACAAGATCGTTTAGACTATTCAATTTTATAGGTATAACCTTTTCCAGATCCAATTCTCACACCTCTTTTTTTGTGTCGAAATAGTCTACTATATAATGTATAGATAAACATAGTTTCTTGATCAATTTTCTTATTTTCCCTAATAAGATATTGTGTGGGTAGCATTATTAATGCTTGTTCATCGCTTATATACTTGAATAATACGTTGCCTCTTTGATCAAGAATGATTGTTGGGACAATATAGCTTAACTTATTCTCATAATAATATATTCCCCCAACTAATACAATCTTTGACCGGGTCATAAGTGCTAATGATTTGATTATGCTCATATAGTTCTTAACGGGATAATCCGGAGCTATTCCTACGAATAATATGTCTGTTCCAAGATATAGGTTAAGCTTTGCTAGTTCTGGATATAGAATTTCGTCATCTAAAACTATGCTATAGTAGATGTTTCTACATCTAAATTTTTTAATTGTTTTTCCTTTGTTAAAGCCTATAATTTTCTCTCGATCGCTTAGTACTATTTTTCTATACTTTTCGATTGGTTCACCTATTATACCCGGAATCAAGAAAGCTGTTACGTAAATCTTTGAACCAGCTTTTTCTATAGT from Staphylothermus marinus F1 harbors:
- the gcvH gene encoding glycine cleavage system protein GcvH: MPDEIIVEVGRKKYIVKTDRKYTETDEWAKIENGIVVMGIADYAQKELKDIVGIELPETGRNIRKGEELGVIESVKATSEYYAPVSGEIVEVNERLLEEPELLNIDPYGEGWIAKIKPQDPKEYESLLPPEKYAEMIKQKESK
- the gcvPA gene encoding aminomethyl-transferring glycine dehydrogenase subunit GcvPA; the protein is MDSHPWIPNSTREIREKMLEKIGVKNIDEFFNDIPRNIRISKEEWDNLEIGLKKPISEITARRIIEEKLSMNKVFVPLLFLGGGAYPHYVPSVIKYLISRGEFLTSYTPYQPEISQGILQALFEYQSLMAELLDMDVVNSSMYDWASALAEALLMSLRVKKNKKKILLPSNMNPIHKRVVNTYLSPHNVRIEYVNYNHDTGLIDLEDLKNKIDNDTAAVYVQSPNFFGYIEENAKEIGEIVHDIDSLFIMGIDPISLGLIKPPGELGADIAVGEGQPLGLGLNYGGPYLGIFATRMDMKLVRQMPGRIIGLTRSVDGSRAFTMILQTREQHIRRAKATSNICTNEALSAIAAAIYLALLGKSGIRKLAELIYYRSHYAQARLREIGLNTDIFKSDFFKEFPINFDNIGVKYRYVHEKLLENNIHGGLYIGNWFPELGETALYAFTEIHTKNDIDLLVEKLADIINELKR
- a CDS encoding ATP-NAD kinase family protein, whose translation is MIKTIRIGFIVNPIAGMGGRVGLKGTDGEAYYEALRRGAKPVSPIRALEFLNSIRTRNIQIITAPKVMGEDIVRKSRLRDKLFKIINSINQPTTPEDTRRIARQMIEDIDILVFVGGDGTARDILEAVDKKVPVLGVPAGVKMYSAVFATTPRDAAIVIEDFVKGNVEIVEREVLDIDEEAFRRDKLVVKLYGYLLVPVSSGRIQSSKTIYQDFSEEENKIAIARYVIEHMDKDTIYILGPGSTVKTINKLLGIDGTILGVDVIYRGKLIAKDVGERELLDIINKYNKAMIIVSPIGGQGFVFGRGNQQISPEIIRRVGRENILIVSTWRKINSVKVLRVDTGDYEVDAMLKGYWKVLVDYNRFVVKKVV
- the lpdA gene encoding dihydrolipoyl dehydrogenase; this encodes MYDVVVVGAGVGGYPAAIYLARHGLKVAVIEEHLLGGECTNYGCVPSKALYNIAEAFRTIEKVGGNANIDWNNLSRWVSSVVKETRNGIEYLLESYGVDIINSKAVLKKDTAIKIGNDIISPKNIILALGTDPKPLPNVNFDGKYLLSNREVFYMEEKPEKILIIGGGVIGVEAAYTFSQLGIDVTIVEAMPNILPFLDKDISLTMKRFLREKNVKIYENTFVEKITIENNKVKAKLSNNNLIETDKILVAIGRKPKTTNIGLETVRVETTQKGFIKVNEKYQTTNPRIYAVGDVIGEPLLAHKAILESIAAARNILGEESFSLSYHLVPQTIFSGLEIAWIGYTERELREKGIKYRRIRMPVSHLSAVRIKDSKYSYVKILMDENNVPYGIFVVSPLASEVISSFIPFIMNKIRLEKAWRIPYPHLTVSETVREISEYILGEPIHLYLKK
- the gcvPB gene encoding aminomethyl-transferring glycine dehydrogenase subunit GcvPB, translated to MFRQSRWDEPLIFELGNKGRKGFIVPEPEEEVKRKVGGIRIPEKILRKKPPNLPEVSEVEVIRHYTRLTEMSYGVDNGPVPLGSCTMKYNPRIAWEISNDYRINMLHPLQDERTIQGLLEILYELQKWLANITGMDYCSLHPAAGAHGEFSGILIIRKYHELKKQLDRKSEIIIPDSAHGTNPASASMGGFKVVEVPSGEDGNIDMEALKSVVGESTAGLMITNPSTLGLFEENVVEISKIIHGVDGLLYYDGANLNGIMGYTRPGDMGFDIAHINIHKTFGAPHGGGGPGAGPVCVKDKLIDEERNIWLRDLLPGYRVVYDEKTGLYKLVNNEKYSIGLLKAFFGNIVPLIWGYTYILMLGSKGLRTVTEQAVLNTNYFISLVKDIRGYDIPYGKDRYRKHEVVLSAKPLYDDTGVSAEDVAKGLLDAGFYAPTIYFPLIVHEALMTEFTESETIEYIEKYAERLQEISTIAYSDPEKAKEWPLNTSVRRVDNVRANHPKTLAPTWRIYMEKVCRKYSEC
- the gcvT gene encoding glycine cleavage system aminomethyltransferase GcvT, yielding MAKIPLLNYHVEKLGAEPGFFGDWEVPMRYTSTIEEHLAVRSDVGVFDVSHMGRVRLRGPDVFELIQYIYTKDLSKVKPGWMSGPTLALNQWARVKDDEMLYKISDEEWLLVPNALVREKMLSYLKSIIDSHQYKVVIEDLTHKYSMIAVQGPKSPNIMEKIGLKEAADLKPLQFITNIKLNDIKLFLVSRSGWTGEDGFEIWGEHSSIAKLLDILVKEGVKPAGIIARDTLRMEMGFVLGDHEYGEDPTKYPCVISLRYGLGAITWSKKGYVGEEALRAYLREGVRWIRMGIKMSKKNARIIPREHTPVYVEDQVVGWVTSGTYSPILRRGIAQAYIDVRYAIEDLPVKIMMRNRFYEGKIVDFPFINK
- the glyA gene encoding serine hydroxymethyltransferase, which encodes MVIDITKKYPELKEIYELTVNHTIWRKKECINLIASENVMSPLAMLLYLNDMMHRYAEGKPFKRFYQGLKFVDELEVKAQRIIGELLETDYVELRPISGTIANATVFKAFAEHGDKAVVVPVQAGAHVSHTRYGTLGGLGIEQVEMPFNIEEWNIDVDGAKKVIEKVKPKIVILGGSLYIFPHPVKEIAEAAHSVGAKLMYDVAHVLGLITGKVWENPLKQGADILTSSTHKTFPGPQGGLIATVTKDDYKKVSKIVFPVFVSNHHLHRLAALAVTGLEMKYFGRQYAEQIVKNAKAFAEALAENGFKVIGENKGYTESHQVIIDVREHGGGAKNAKLLEEANIIVNKNMLPWDKPEDIKNPSGIRLGVQEVTRWGMKEEDMKTIAEFMRLVVIDKRDPKEIRNKVIEFRKNFLEIHYGFKISGEEETKLLKIMLHGEV
- a CDS encoding DUF2139 domain-containing protein produces the protein MTHIIDYLGEYPPNYGPEWGSGGIFGLKYHKGVLYYMLAFEAQGYFIDRGGIRKIYEFEKLGFKPVSGGDTYNAVYAIDDSIYFGGWVHAPAIYRGRTSKGATIDFRNKYSHVHKYDISNNEVSLIWKESMHDPEKWVGEISEIIYDPYEQKLLLARADGHTNLGVYELDPSSGKTRKILDEPALKGAINLDYACFSIHYFPKSFNGIECVDLIERKTLIDKFDPGKYTIDDGDVLYPLVGPVSSLYGRVFAFMKGGVLVYNPVLGEKYFVRLLDIPYSQLGPARANAKIFGGGVIVPYNMFVHSVINPTNEFEEKAKKATNTIISPTLLLYIAPPLVKIIGAFGARITSVEVIGDQILLAHNTMANTYRYDASPYDQGIRGFTVLNTSIINNSPPSVTIVVPGWMIKDKVFGGIPLTGYRYPELIIITKKENQLTINEYMFTLPPMLTHNEKISINSGRNRIHLNNYSGIVSFKFDKSLNEDDLVIIYLR